CAGTAATGCTGTCTAAAAAGGTAGGTTTTCAGTTTTGACTTAAACGTTGTAAGACTAGAAACAGTTCTGAGTTCAGCTGGCAGCTGGCAGCTCATTCCAGAGGCGTGGCCCAGCCACGCAAAACCCAGAAGGGAAtgacacaatatatatatatatctgtatccATACTATTGTATATCTATAGCTGGGTGTGAGTGTAACAGTACCATGCCATCCTATAACAGAATAGTTCAGTTTTTTTCTGTCTGGCAGTGTGTAGCTGACTTGTGATAACAGATAAACCTTTCCATGTACAAATGAAATGACAGACTAATAACAATCTGATACAGTCTGTGAAAGATCTCTGTCGTATATAGATCCAACTTATCATTGAAGAATAATTTAAAACCTTTTTATAAATCTATATAGTGTCCTGTGGTTGTGGCTTCTTTGGACTTTTCTTTTGAACCCCTTAATCTTCTGAAATTgttaatttttgtcattttatttgtCAAAGCTTGCATAAATAGCAATTCATGTGTTTGCTTGTATGTTACTTGCTTACCTTTCCCTTCACTTTGGTGTTATTGTATTTCTAAATGTTGTATTTACTAATCAAGACTGTTAGCTTAGTGGTTAACGCTTGTGCCTtgcaatcataaggtcccgagtttgagtcactccaagattaatgtttgtcgttcagttacagagttgttgacaattgacaattcataatcacggACGTTAAATATTAATCTAAGACACTGACttaggtcagcttgcggctttgataagccaatgaggcttctttgcgagttcctgcttgcaggaggatctaaaatacatacatacatactggaACTAAGCTACCAAGAAAACAAGGTGTAAGAACTACAGAAGCAGCTATTTAATATCTGTTAACTTTGAAAAGTTATTGCCATTTTAGATGCCTATgtattatacatattttttcttattttaaaggTTGGGTAACTCTTTTGGTGAAATGGAAAAAGTCAAAGTTTACAGAGCTAGCCTCTCAAGCGTCAAGAGCCTTAGCTAATTTAGACCGAGATGATATTAATTCCAAGGAAGTCAGATACGCTAATGGTATCAACATCATCCATCCTCTCGGAAGGACAACGTACGTCGTAGAAGATTCAAATTACATTTATTGTTCCTTCAATTTGTATCTTGTGTCACTGTATAGTCCCTTTATATCAACATAAACTTTATGATGATATCAGATTGGTGAAGTTAATCCATCAGTGTACACCTAAGCCAACTAAGCAAGCATTTTATAGAGTCCTTGACATTCACTTCACTTTGTGTTTTGTTAGTTTAAGCAGTCTTCAAACAATTAGGCACGTGTACAACCCACCAGATCCCCATCCTGCAGATTTGACCATCAGAAAAGTTATCTTGGACTATGAATGTTGGCAAGCTCAGAAAATGCCAGAAAAATTTCATATGTCCGAAAAAACTCACGGATATTTTTTATGTGCTCCAGACTTAGCAGATGGTGATTgatttgtaatatttaaattcctttttgttttcaaacatagTTAGAGTTGGActggggggtaggggggggggtgttaagcCACTTGTTGCAATGATGTGACCAAAATTGGTCAATCAAAAGCAAAGAAGATCATACATTGACCGATATCTGAACTGCTTCTATGAAAATGTTCTCACTGTTGTACttgattctttttttcttttacgtcgttgttgttgttgccgTAGGAAACCCATTCACGCAGACGTGGTGTTCGTCCATGGATTGATGGGAGGTGCATTTTATACGTGGAGACAAGGTCAGGAAAACCAAGACAAGGAGAAGCTGGTGTCGTTGACAGACGGCGCTCTGGCCACTCCCATGAACGATGAAAATCAGATCGACAGCGAGAGGCCCTGGGTCAGTCGTTTCACAGACTGTTGGCCAAAGGTAAAAAGGGTTGTAGGAAATGTCATACTACTACTGCCTGTTAAAGTTCACCTCACCTGTCCTCTATGGGCCACGTGGCCCATAAGGCTGCAATGGTCCCCTGTCATCACTCTGTTCTGTCCCTCACATCATTCTACGACATTCAACCAAGTTGTCTTCTTTCTTCGTGTACTGTTATCCTccatgttgtttgttgtttttgttgttattctccatgttgttttgttgttgatgttatcctccatgttgtttgttgttgttgttattctccatgttgttttgttgttgatgttatcctccatgttgtttgttgttgttgttattctccatgttgttttgttgttgatgttatcctccatgttgtttgttgttgttgttgttattctccatgttgttttgttgttgatgttatcctccatgttgtttgttgttgttgttgttgttattctccatgttgttttgttgttgatgttatcctccatgttgtttgttgttgttgttgttattctccatgttgttttgttgttgatgttatcctccatgttgtttgttgttgttgttattattctccatgttgttttgttgttgttgatgttatcctccatgttgttttgttgttgctgttgttgttataatcctccattttgttgttatgctccatgttgttttgttgttgttgtttttctccatgttgttttgttgttgttgttgatgttatcCTCCATggtgtttgttgttgttatccTCCATgttgatttgttgttgttgttggtcaTCCCACCTTTCTCCTCCTCCCTTGGGATGTCCAGGTGAGTGCTATTCTATAGAAGCTATCTCTATCCATTCTCAATGACATGTCCAATCCATTTCCATCTCCTCTCTTTAACTTCATCTCTGATTGGTTTACGGTCGGTACTTTTCAAAAAATTTGGCATTAGGTTTCCTTGTAAAAGTTCACATGTACACATTCTTCACATGGCCAGTAGGTGAGGACTGCCATAAGTAATTAATTCCATGCATGAAAGCTGACTTTTAAAGTTGAAAGTCAAATATACCTGGTAGCTAACTGGCGTGTGTTCTCGGGGCCCTCGTGTTCAAAATTTGTTTGCTAGTCGACACCAAATTTCACTTTCATTGCCTTGACGACGCTCCAGTGGCAGATGTTGTCGCCTAGGGAACAGGTTGTCATGGAGGAGGAATAATCTAGTCTGAGAATTATTATATGATTATGAATGCTTTGTCGTAAAACATTGTTAtactttgcaacttttgaagtgattttcagTCCAAACTTTTTTCAATAAATAtaggccatttttttttcaacacttTTTGGGCAACCATctcaaattttgtttgcaaCCCTAACCAGCCTCACAAACTCCATTTTGAAAACCAGGGTTGTAGAATATCCATGCTTTTTgtcagaaaacaaaattgtgctTATGCAGATTTAAGCTTGAAATCTGGCAAATATGTATtaaaaatttcctgcaaataCATTTGGGTTTTCAAGCCAAAATACATGTGGTTGCCAGTAGTTTTATGTCACAGTTTTTCTACATGCCAATTTGGAGCACTGCATATGCACACAACTTGTTTTGCTTGGCagcattttcaacaaaaaaaatcatttaattcTTCTAAACTTAGTCTCTCCCTTTAAAATGTTACTTCACTTACTTGTGTTTTTCTTCTCAGAGTTGGCTTGCTAAAGACTGTCCAAACATCCGTATTTTAACGATAACTTACGACACACAATTGACAGAGTGGGTTTCCAAGTGTCCCTTTGAGAGTGAAAAGTAAGTTAAATGGACTTTTAGTACACTGTATGACCTCCATTTTGATTTGAAACTGGGTTGGGGGTATTTAGTTTGTAACTTGTGACGtcttcatattaatatttggaTCCACATTAGTCACATAGTGTTTAAGATTTTATTGAATTGCTTTATTTAATTTCATTAGTTTATAGATTTAATCTGGCAAAAGATATGTTATCTGTGACATATTTGTCACATTAAATATGacttttctttattgtttggTTAAATAAACTGGATATCTAAAGTGCAAACATATTTCGATGAAGACTgcattttagaaaaaaaataaaaatctcaaAGTCGTTCAGCAAAAGTACATGAACATTCTCACGGTGTATATGGTCATTCATTTGATAATTCTCTCTTCTAAGGAGTAAAGCATCTTTGGtagaaatgtttacaaatttgtccgttttctcccccccccccccctccttctagGCGTTCTATTTCTCAGCGCAGCGGTGAGATCATTCACAAGCTTAGAGAGGCAGGCCTAGGACAGCGTCCAATCATCTGGGTGACCCACTCAATGGGAGGTTTGTTGTCATTTATTACAgttttcatcaaaatttgccctcaggggctgggggggggcaaCTTTCCATCTGCTGAATAATGGAAAGTATTCTTCTCATTGAAAGGGAAGTTTTTTTATCAACACTTTTAAATGTCCACTGGAGACAAAACAGAAGTGTTTTTACTGCTTTCTTTGAATGCATACCACTTTTCGACAAAATAGAATTTGGTCAATACTAGTAAACATTTTGTTCTTCAGAGCATTGCTAAGTAAAAGCAAAATATAATTCTTGCaagatatttaatattttttgttttgattttcaacTATAAAAAATCTGGCTACTAAGGGTTTAGCTCGCAATTTAGCAAAAAGTGGAAGATGAGAAATTAGGGTGTTGGTAAAGTTGTTAGAATGATGACTGATTTTGTTGACAATGTGACACTAATTTGCCAGTTTTCACCTTTTTGTCACACATTAGCAGAAGGTTTTTCCTTGGAAAAATGTGTGAAAAGCACAGAATACAGGTTTACACACAGATCTGTGACAACTTGTGTGAAGAAATCCAATTTATGAAAGAGTGTGAAATATCACCAGAGAATAAAAAACAGCTTTTGTGTTACACAGACTGACAAGTTAGCTCTGTACTACTTTGAACTTTCTGAGGTTTTGCGGTAGATAGAGACAAATTTTTTCACTCTTTCACATGTGTCTGAAACCTAGTTTTTCACACACTTTTCACATATTGCACGCACATGAAAAATGTGTGTATACACATGTGAATTTTTGTGAGCAATTAGTTGCAAACACACATGTGCTCCACATTTGGTTATAATCGTTTTCTTGTGTGTTTTACCAGAAGATCACCGGTTGCCACAGGGTTTCTCTTGTAATGGTAGAAAGAATCAGGATCTCGATAGttgatttttttctgtcactcAAAGTAATAATTGTCACATTTTTCTCCTCATGCAAAGGTCTTCTAGTGAAGCAAATGATTCTAGATTCCGAGAATTTGGCTTCTGACGAAACGGCTTCTGGCAAATCATCCACCTCTATAGCTGGTCAGACTCGAGCCGTCATCTTTTACAGCACTCCGCATCACGGGACTTCTCTCGCTGCGTACTCTCAACAGGCCAAGTATCTGTTACTGCCATCTGTGGAGGTAAAAGAACTCGTCCAAGGTAAATATCGCACAAGCTTGTTCATTATTATAATTCTTTTCCTATTTGATTCCCTCCCTCTCCTTGCCAAAGCAAGGGAACTCTGCTAAAACACTGTTGAGAATAGAATTACTTTCAATTGATCTTAAGGTGACCGGTTGGCATCCCGTATCGAAGCTATCTCATCTCATCTGTCTTCTTCTTGCGTCTCCATTCATCTCGGTCGGCAGCTTCGTTTCTGGCCTCATACCAGGATCGCCAACCAgccctctctctctttatctACTGTCCTACACCATATTGTTTTGGTCGCCCTCTCTTTCTCCTGCCCTCTGGTGCCCAAGTCATACTGATGTTGCTGTCGTTGTTTGGGTTTTGGCGCAACATATGCCCAATGAATTTCcatcttcttttcttaatttcgaTGCATAGTGGTCCCATATTTGCTCTCTTTAGCAGTTCCTTTGTGCTTTTTGCACTTTCAAATTTTTCACAATTGCTGGCCCTAACCAGTTTTCTATTCTCGTTTTAATCAGTTTACTATCAACTATAAAGCTATAGTGACTGTCATCCGTTTATACTCTATTTTTCAAGGATCACCGTACCTCCGGTCACTCCACGGAAGATTTCGGGCATTTGTGCAAGCCAAGCAGATTCCAATTCTCAGCTTTGGAGAGAAGAAAGCTACTAATATTGGCCTATCAATCAGAACGCTAGTAGTACCAGCCTCTTCTTCCAGTAAGATCAGTTTACTTTTCTTCTTTACAGGCAGGAGTTTAGTCTCGATATGTTTTATGTcaggagaataaaaaaaattgagtgcTTAGTAATGTTTCTACAACTATTCCGGGTTTGGAGATAATCCCttattaaaatatgcaaatactCTGGAATGTCCCTAAATCGACAATGACATCAGCTCCCTCTGTGAAGGCTTACTAGGTTCATGTTATACTATTGTCTtataatttcaataaatcaattaaaacatGTCTGTATACTTTAAAACAACAGAGCACCATTGAATAACATTCAATATCACTTGTCCTTGGGGAATTtgtaaaacattgtaaatatgtttttttgaGACCATATAAGTCTAATTTTGAAATTCGCTGGTAAATAGAATATATTTTGTCGTAAAGTTCATTAGCTTGACAAATCAAGTCCTATTTCTAATAAGAAGGGAAAAACAACCAAAACCTGTGTCAAGAAATTGCTTGccaactatttttttttgatCATTTTATGTAAATACTAATTATTCATGAATTATTAATGTTCATGTTGTTGATAACAGCTGTGCATAAATTTAAAGATATATCCAACAAAAAAAGCATTTCCATGAACCCCCAAAAATCATGTTCTTTGCATATATCCTTCAAATAATGAGATCATTTCCTATGTATATTTTTGAGAGGAGATTTAGGGGATAGTTGAGTGTGGATAAATTTAAATGGATGCACAAGTGTTATCATTTGTTATCTTAGTGTAACATGCTGAAATATTTCGgttgattttgtcaaatttctgACGAGCAAGAACAAGGAAAGCTGCTTTGAAGTTGTTTAATATGCAGGACAGTTTTCCAGACCTCCCAGCGAAACCCCCAGTGAAAACCTGGCtcttatttttcaaaaatactcttttaaacctttatatttattttaagtttagAGTACATATATTGTATTCAGTCATGCTTACCATGGCCATTAAGATATTTTGGACAGCCAGGCATGATTCATGCAGTGATACAAAACAGACTCACAAACAACAGTTAATGTGAGTCAGGTATTTTAAATAAGTGCCACAGATGATTTTAAAAATGGGCATAGATGGTGAGTatgttcaagggcgtaggaaccagggggctggggggcgccagccccccagtgaaaaatatggaggggcggaagtgtcattccgccccccccctttttcatttccaaataagaaaaaaatctcatttggagcaccaaattgcatctaaggccaggtgaaaatgcaaaattatatacaaaatggagtgggtgggttgaagtgtgctatattgcaccaaattgcatctgaggccacctggaaatgccaaaaaaatccaaaggggagtgggacaccccctcctcttagacccctcccccaggccggccatctgtcttcagcccccccactcgaaagtaccttcctacgccactgagtatgttacaaattaacttAATTTTGGACCcttaaaaacctttattttaatgtttgaagCCTTCAAAAacctttatttcttcatttacatccttttaaaaaaaacttttatttcGTTGAAAAGCTGCTGGGAGGTCTGGTATTCAGAATACTCATTATTTCCCTGCATCTTAAATAATGTCCTTTTACTTTACCATAATTCAATATGAGAAATATCTCTTTATGGAAATTAAATTTTAAGGGCATTTGTTGACAGTCGTATTTAATTCAGGCTGTCGGAAATGCAACACCTATTTGAAAtgcaaatagaaaataaaatatataattggGGGAAGTTGAAAGCTTCACACCTTGATACTACCTAACAATTTTCTACACTTTTGCCTTAGTTTGAATAAATTAAAGCTTTCGATGTCTTAGGTGAAAAAAAGACCTAATTATGTCATTCCTTTATTTGAAAGGAGAAGATAAAGGAATGAAACATTTAACAAATAGTGCATTTTGTGAAGTTTAATTCATGCAACTAAATTAGGTGTAACCAGGCGGTtacccaggggggggggcattgggcACGCGCACCCcccaggtaagaaaaagaggagagaaaaaaagagaagaaaaaagaggggggtgATGATTGgggtgactggtgacaatcttcaaaaaggttatggatggaaaaaaaattattgggaaattcttggttctcgGGCAAAAGtatacatctggttggtcatttcaagcatgagaagtgccatttccggtgatctggggggtatcaaaaccagaaattttcttatacgcggagcgccaaccaatggtggcgccctgcttagatagtaattcgcgcccccgggttagaaaatcctggatacgcccctggtaacTGCCATTGCTGTATGATATTTATGCAAACCAAAAGATGACTTTTGTACAGTATAAAGTAAGGTTCATAACAATTTACAGGTTTGTAGTAGGTACATTCCCTCTCTCGTTTGTGGGAAAATTTATATTGATGGATGATGCCAAAATCAAACTTAATGAAATTGCCAAATGTATGTTAAGACCAGAATTGTAGAAGAAATCaacttgcttttttttttccaactttgtTGCAAATTACCTATTCTGCACTTTGTTGAAAAGTTTGTTAATCCAACTGGATGCTCACATATTATCAGCAAAAATTAAACGACACGTCCAGAAATAcaatgtatgtatctatgtatgtatattaggtcctcctgcaagcaggaacttgctaagaagcctcattggcttatcgaagccgcaagctgaccgaagtcagtctcttatacATTCATATCTAACCTCCATGAttttgaattgttaattgtcaacaactctgtaactggacgacaaacattaatctgggagtgactcgaactggggaccttatgattgaaaggcaccggcgttaaccactgagctaacactccacgagctaacactccactgagctacACTCCACAATCCAAAATAAGGTGTATGGTAACCCCAtaggggtgaggggagggggcatgggCAGGTTATGAAGATGTAGAATAAGGTGAGAGCTGTCTTCTTTCTATGTAAGACgtatctccacctctctctctctctgattaCAGATCCAGGATTTGGAGAACACTACGACCTGGATATGAATCATCTGAATATCTGCAAACCGGCGAGTCATACCTCTCCCCTTTATCAGCTGACCTTGCAGTTCATAAACACCAACCTCCAACAATCGTTCACGAGCGAACTCACCGAGAAACTCTCGCATGAGCTGGAGGACGATGAATCAGAGAAACTTCTCTCCATGTTAGGCATGACGTTTGGCGATTAGTTTTATTTAAATGAATTGATATATTGATCTCTTTGGTGCAAATTGTAATGGATTTATTGTAGATGCAAATAGTGAAATAAAAACTAGAAGTGACCATTAAATAGACTCTCAAACATTTCAAGGGTTTTCTGTTTACGTCTGtttacttatatataaatataaggcaaatatgtcaccattttttaaatgaacttGTTGCAGGAGAAGCAGACTATCAAACTATCATATTAACTTTGTGGTGAACAAGTTTCCCAAAACAGTTAAGAAATAGTTTGCACTATAAACAGGGAGACATTATGGCTGCAAAATGTTTCTGGGGCTTTGCCACTATGTAAACATGTGATGTCATTTTGCCACAAGGATGTGAAACCATTTTACTGTCTCGTTTTTCTCTGATAGTTTCATAGTGAATGTGAACAGTGAATCCAGTGCCATCCTAAGGTCATGTTAAAGATCATTAACTGTTTATGTAATCAGCATTAGCAaagttacatacatacattaaaaaatcatgcatagagtagatgatatcatatttaaacTGGCTCCTGTCTTCAGTCTGCTGTTTGAAAAAACGAATTTGAATTTGTGTGTagatatacatctatatatatatatatatatatatatatatatatatatatatatatatatatatatatataacgtagtATATAAAGTTCAGTAATAGCAGTATAGTGCTCAATACAACTGGTGCAGAgctaaatatagatatatgatcGCCGTAGTGAAAAGAACTCAATGTGTGCGTGCAACTCTGAGTTATTACGCAATGAAATAgcgtgtttatacatatatctatatatatatatatatatatatatctatatatatatatatctatatctatatatatatatatatatatatatcatacaattaagaaatatatgtatGGGAAGGTATGTCCAAACGAATGGACTATGAATGTTGATATTAATGacatatgaaaagaaatttatattCTCTCCTGGCGTTACTacgaaaataaaaatattataattcGCGCTCAATTACTATTTTGTGTTCGTATATGTTACCTTGCAAATGTAGACTTTCATGTATTGCTATTCATGTTGATAAATTGTAcattaaattatgaaatttgactttttgtttttgtgccCTCATCTCTTTGTTTGCGTATCTTCCTCGTCATCCTTTAAAATTCGAttttattgaaatgaaataaaataaaatggaacTTCTATAAGACGTTACTCAAGGTTCTAACGTTTTAGGGAGCAAAAAGAAGGATGATTTTAGTTGGAAGTCCATGAATGCTAAAGCTCAGTCAACTTTTTAACACACGGACCAAAATGCTTTCAAATTAAGTTAAGAATTCCAAATTACAACAGTTGCAATGAGTAAGGAAGTTTTCGTTGTTGGATTATCCGTTCGTGCGTAAACTGAAAGACTGCCGTGTTATGTAGTTCTTTATATAACACAAGGAATGTAGCAACAGGTTCAATGCAGCGTTATTCATCATCATGCTAATCGATATAACACATGGACTGCACTTAAGTCTTAAAAAGGGGGCATATTGCTGGTGCTGAATTATTCTGTTTTCAAAGTTAACTCAGAAATAACTTGAAAGGCATAATTTCGACAGTCACTGGCGTAGCTGGTCGGTGAGCAAATGGACAAATGCCCTCAGTTTTATGAAATACCACAAAAGGACCCTTTTCATAAACTATAGTTctcatttttagctcataccagcatgctggtgtgagctattgttacagtgcggcgtctatcactctatcactctatccgtcaacaattggtaaaaccgctcccactcgcacagtgtttgatggaatttcatgaaacttggacacaaggaccattgggtatagggccatcagagatggtccaaaatgtggggtcaaaggtcacctgtgggccgtaatgggccattttatggaaatacgcaaaatgcttcttctcctacagattccatggtacaatgttgagggtttgtcacgatagtgctatggtagttttaccttcagggtgttcatgaatttgagatcaaagatcaactaggggtcttttgtggcccgggccgcggccctatattttcaaattgctcctgttcgtacagtgtatggccaattataatgaaacttggtcacaatgttcctcgggatgagagttacgaggggtgttcggaaaattgaggtcaaaggtcatttagggggtcatcgggggtcattctttgtaatattttcaaatatctcaatctcgtcaagattttgatggatcatattcaaagttgaactgatgattgttggattgtgtatgaataaggtgatgcctaaacaattttggtcaaaagttaattaattacaattaatccctattgtttaaaaaaatctgagccttcacttttttgccaaagctccttt
Above is a genomic segment from Apostichopus japonicus isolate 1M-3 chromosome 5, ASM3797524v1, whole genome shotgun sequence containing:
- the LOC139967998 gene encoding protein SERAC1-like — translated: MTSLTCLRRISNQSVKEGKKSKFSRKVKVGSALLTCAASGGLLYVGYRHLERSVHYKPEVTGSEGAGKYIYLKPFNAKQDDLVTHVKSKVQWNYHTLESIVLENDETGWTSFLPFGRKKHRLWNDPRLLLLKAQSENREERLAAVRALAKKHIWHDHEYRMVAQSCDRRTLVGLARINNVDERFFLPPPTVQTSEETVEDELRKLLATLPKTSIDPCTKYFTMLALREGQSSQADDQTGSLVFGGNHLSFITSLSKVPEESLFSSYLLALVSHSEVISHCKELVRLGALQILMRIYQRQPHSPKVNCYLAQIIANMAVCEALHAEIVQAGWVTLLVKWKKSKFTELASQASRALANLDRDDINSKEVRYANGINIIHPLGRTTKPIHADVVFVHGLMGGAFYTWRQGQENQDKEKLVSLTDGALATPMNDENQIDSERPWVSRFTDCWPKSWLAKDCPNIRILTITYDTQLTEWVSKCPFESEKRSISQRSGEIIHKLREAGLGQRPIIWVTHSMGGLLVKQMILDSENLASDETASGKSSTSIAGQTRAVIFYSTPHHGTSLAAYSQQAKYLLLPSVEVKELVQGSPYLRSLHGRFRAFVQAKQIPILSFGEKKATNIGLSIRTLVVPASSSNPGFGEHYDLDMNHLNICKPASHTSPLYQLTLQFINTNLQQSFTSELTEKLSHELEDDESEKLLSMLGMTFGD